In one window of Streptomyces sp. FXJ1.172 DNA:
- a CDS encoding ATP synthase F0 subunit B, giving the protein MDVQKKLDEIVSAVAGARAMPMSASCVINRAELLAMLEEVRQALPGSLAQAQELIGGREQMVEQARQEAERIIESAHAERGSLISDTEIARRSQNEADRILAEARQEAEEVRAEADDYVDSKLANFEVVLTKTLGSVGRGREKLLGTGPGLDENGYEDEDAPERSQDPQTLRHNADAYVDAKLGAFEAVLAKTLEAVGRGRQKLHGRIATDDLGALADDTTTFQHSSDADYLADLAALAEQDAPAERPDRPAQQPQPQQPVYEPQPAYGYQQQPDPYAGFPQQPGYGGQQDAYGYQQADPYAYPGSYDAQQAAYDPQQQSAQIPAQQGYALDETSLFDTSMISAEQLRAYEQGRGL; this is encoded by the coding sequence GTGGACGTGCAGAAGAAGCTCGACGAGATCGTCTCCGCGGTCGCCGGCGCCCGGGCCATGCCCATGTCGGCCTCGTGCGTGATCAACCGCGCCGAGCTGCTCGCGATGCTGGAAGAGGTGCGCCAGGCCCTGCCCGGCTCACTCGCGCAGGCGCAGGAGCTGATCGGCGGCCGTGAGCAGATGGTCGAGCAGGCCCGGCAGGAGGCCGAGCGGATCATCGAGAGCGCGCACGCCGAGCGCGGCTCGCTGATCTCCGACACCGAGATCGCCCGCCGCTCCCAGAACGAGGCCGACCGGATCCTCGCCGAGGCCCGCCAGGAGGCCGAGGAGGTCCGCGCCGAGGCGGACGACTACGTCGACTCCAAGCTCGCCAACTTCGAGGTCGTCCTCACCAAGACCCTCGGCTCGGTCGGCCGCGGCCGCGAGAAGCTGCTCGGCACCGGCCCCGGCCTGGACGAGAACGGCTACGAGGACGAGGACGCCCCCGAGCGCAGCCAGGACCCGCAGACCCTGCGGCACAACGCCGACGCCTACGTAGACGCCAAGCTGGGCGCCTTCGAGGCGGTCCTCGCCAAGACCCTGGAGGCCGTCGGCCGCGGCCGGCAGAAGCTGCACGGCCGGATCGCCACGGACGACCTCGGCGCCCTCGCCGACGACACCACGACCTTCCAGCACTCCAGCGACGCCGACTACCTCGCCGACCTCGCGGCCCTCGCCGAGCAGGACGCCCCGGCGGAGCGCCCGGACCGGCCGGCGCAGCAGCCGCAGCCGCAGCAGCCGGTGTACGAACCGCAGCCGGCCTACGGCTACCAGCAGCAGCCGGACCCGTACGCGGGCTTCCCGCAGCAGCCCGGCTACGGCGGCCAGCAGGACGCCTACGGCTACCAGCAGGCCGACCCCTACGCCTACCCGGGCTCCTACGACGCCCAGCAGGCCGCCTACGACCCCCAGCAGCAGTCTGCGCAGATCCCGGCGCAGCAGGGCTACGCCCTCGACGAGACCAGCCTCTTCGACACCAGCATGATCAGCGCGGAGCAGCTGAGGGCGTACGAACAGGGCCGGGGCCTGTAG
- the smc gene encoding chromosome segregation protein SMC gives MHLKALTLRGFKSFASATTLRFEPGITCVVGPNGSGKSNVVDALSWVMGEQGAKSLRGGKMEDVIFAGTTGRPPLGRAEVSLTIDNSDGALPIEYAEVTITRIMFRNGGSEYQINGDTCRLLDIQELLSDSGIGREMHVIVGQGQLDSVLHADPMGRRAFIEEAAGVLKHRKRKEKALRKLDAMQANLARVQDLTDELRRQLKPLGRQAAVARRAAVIQADLRDARLRLLADDLVRLRAALRTEIADEAALKERKEAAEQELKKALLREGLLEDEVRQLTPRLQRAQQTWYELSQLAERVRGTISLADARVKSATSAPPEERRGRDPEDLEREAARIREQEAELEAALDAAQHALDDTVAHRAELERELAVEERRLKDVARAIADRREGLARLTGQVNAARSRAASAQAEIDRLATARDEAQERAVSAQEEYEALKAEVDGLDADDADLAEQHEAARRRLAEAESALGTAREALTAAERSRAATHARREALALGLRRKDGTGILLGARDRLTGVLGPAAELLTVTPGYEVPLAAAFGAAADAIAVSTPAAAAEAIRLLRKQDGGRAALILAGDDASRRSAGNGATSRDVPAAAAVSATVPPGGHTAAELVRGPADLMPAVHRLLQGIVVVGTLEDAEELVYAHPDLTAVTSDGDLLGAHFAHGGSAGAPSLLEVQASVDEAGAELEELALRCEELTGAQHTAAGRRTEAAALVEELAERRRAADREKSAVAQQLGRLAGQARGAAGEAERSAAAVARAEEALEKAVQEAEELAERLAVAEEMPVEEEPDTSVRDRLAADGANARQTEMEARLQVRTHEERVKGLAGRADSLDRAAHAEREARARAEQRRARLRHEAAVAEAVASGTRQLLAHIEVSLARAEQERSAAEAAKARREQELTAARTAGRELKSELDKLTDSVHRGEVLGAEKRLRIEQLETKALEELGVEPEGLVAEYGPHQPVPPSPPADGEQLPDDPEHPRNQPRPFHRAEQEKRLKAAERAYQQLGKVNPLALEEFAALEERHKFLSEQLEDLKKTRADLLQVVKEVDERVEQVFTEAYRDTAREFEGVFSRLFPGGEGRLILTDPDNMLTTGVDVEARPPGKKVKRLSLLSGGERSLTAVALLVSIFKARPSPFYVMDEVEAALDDTNLQRLIRIMQELQEASQLIVITHQKRTMEVADALYGVSMQGDGVSKVISQRLR, from the coding sequence GTGCACCTCAAGGCCCTGACCCTCCGCGGGTTCAAGTCGTTCGCCTCGGCGACCACACTCCGGTTCGAGCCGGGCATCACGTGTGTCGTCGGCCCGAACGGCTCGGGCAAGTCCAATGTCGTGGACGCGCTCAGCTGGGTCATGGGCGAGCAGGGCGCCAAGTCGCTGCGCGGCGGCAAGATGGAGGACGTCATCTTCGCCGGCACCACCGGCCGCCCGCCGCTGGGCCGCGCCGAGGTGTCGCTGACCATCGACAACTCCGACGGGGCGCTGCCCATCGAGTACGCCGAGGTCACCATCACGCGGATCATGTTCCGCAACGGCGGCAGCGAGTACCAGATCAACGGCGACACCTGCCGGCTCCTCGACATCCAGGAACTCCTCTCCGACTCCGGCATCGGCCGCGAGATGCACGTCATCGTCGGCCAGGGCCAGCTCGACTCCGTCCTGCACGCCGATCCCATGGGCCGCCGCGCCTTCATCGAAGAGGCCGCGGGCGTGCTGAAGCACCGCAAGCGCAAGGAAAAGGCCCTGCGCAAGCTGGACGCGATGCAGGCCAACCTCGCGCGCGTGCAGGACCTCACCGACGAACTGCGCCGCCAGCTCAAGCCGCTCGGCCGCCAGGCGGCGGTGGCACGCAGGGCCGCCGTCATCCAGGCGGACCTCCGCGACGCCCGGCTGCGCCTGCTCGCCGACGACCTCGTACGACTGCGCGCGGCGCTCAGGACCGAGATCGCCGACGAAGCCGCGCTGAAGGAGCGCAAGGAAGCGGCCGAGCAGGAGCTGAAGAAGGCCCTGCTCCGCGAGGGCCTGCTGGAGGACGAGGTACGGCAGCTCACGCCCCGCCTCCAGCGCGCACAGCAGACCTGGTACGAGCTGTCGCAGCTGGCCGAACGCGTCCGGGGCACGATCTCGCTGGCCGACGCACGGGTGAAGAGCGCGACGTCCGCGCCCCCGGAGGAGCGGCGCGGACGCGACCCCGAGGACCTGGAGCGTGAAGCGGCCCGCATCCGCGAGCAGGAGGCCGAGCTGGAGGCCGCCCTGGACGCGGCCCAGCACGCCCTGGACGACACGGTCGCCCACCGGGCCGAGCTGGAGCGGGAGCTGGCCGTCGAGGAACGCCGGCTGAAGGACGTGGCCCGCGCCATCGCCGACCGCCGTGAGGGGCTGGCCCGGCTGACCGGCCAGGTCAACGCGGCCCGCTCGCGCGCCGCCTCCGCCCAGGCCGAGATCGACCGCCTGGCCACGGCCCGCGACGAGGCACAGGAACGGGCCGTTTCGGCACAGGAGGAGTACGAGGCCCTCAAGGCGGAGGTCGACGGCCTCGACGCCGACGACGCCGATCTGGCCGAGCAGCACGAGGCGGCCAGACGCAGGCTCGCCGAGGCGGAATCCGCCCTGGGCACGGCACGCGAGGCGCTCACCGCTGCCGAACGCAGCCGTGCCGCGACCCACGCCCGCCGGGAAGCCCTGGCCCTGGGCCTCCGGCGCAAGGACGGCACCGGAATACTGCTGGGCGCCCGGGACCGGCTGACGGGCGTGCTCGGCCCGGCGGCCGAGCTGCTGACGGTCACCCCCGGCTACGAGGTCCCCTTGGCGGCCGCCTTCGGCGCGGCAGCGGACGCGATCGCCGTATCCACGCCGGCAGCGGCGGCGGAGGCGATCCGCCTGCTCCGCAAGCAGGACGGCGGCCGAGCGGCATTGATCCTGGCCGGCGACGACGCGTCCCGCAGGAGCGCGGGGAACGGCGCGACAAGCCGCGACGTGCCCGCGGCCGCCGCAGTGTCCGCGACGGTACCCCCCGGTGGGCACACCGCCGCTGAACTGGTTCGCGGCCCCGCCGACCTCATGCCCGCCGTCCACCGCCTCCTGCAGGGAATCGTGGTCGTCGGCACCCTGGAGGACGCCGAAGAGCTGGTCTACGCGCACCCGGACCTCACCGCCGTCACCTCCGACGGCGATCTTCTGGGCGCCCACTTCGCACACGGCGGCTCCGCCGGGGCGCCGAGCCTGCTGGAGGTGCAGGCCTCCGTGGACGAGGCAGGTGCCGAGCTGGAGGAACTGGCGCTGCGGTGCGAGGAACTCACCGGGGCCCAGCACACGGCGGCCGGGCGGCGTACGGAGGCCGCCGCCCTCGTGGAAGAACTCGCAGAGCGGCGCCGGGCCGCCGACCGGGAGAAGTCGGCCGTGGCCCAGCAGCTCGGGCGGCTCGCCGGACAGGCACGCGGTGCCGCCGGGGAGGCCGAGCGGTCCGCCGCTGCCGTCGCCCGGGCCGAGGAGGCACTGGAGAAGGCCGTACAGGAGGCCGAGGAGCTGGCCGAGCGGCTGGCCGTTGCCGAGGAGATGCCGGTCGAGGAGGAGCCGGACACCTCCGTGCGCGACCGGCTCGCCGCCGACGGCGCCAATGCCCGGCAGACCGAGATGGAGGCCCGCCTCCAGGTCCGTACCCACGAGGAGCGGGTCAAGGGGCTCGCCGGGCGCGCCGACTCCCTCGACCGGGCCGCCCACGCCGAACGCGAGGCACGCGCGCGTGCCGAGCAGCGCCGTGCCCGGCTGCGGCACGAGGCGGCCGTGGCCGAGGCCGTCGCCTCCGGCACCCGGCAGCTGCTCGCCCACATCGAGGTGTCCCTCGCCCGCGCCGAGCAGGAGCGCTCCGCCGCCGAGGCCGCGAAGGCACGGCGCGAGCAGGAACTGACCGCCGCGCGCACCGCCGGCCGCGAACTGAAGTCGGAACTCGACAAGTTGACGGATTCGGTGCACCGCGGCGAGGTACTCGGCGCCGAGAAGCGGCTGCGCATAGAGCAGCTGGAGACCAAGGCGCTGGAGGAGCTGGGTGTCGAACCGGAGGGACTGGTGGCGGAGTACGGCCCGCACCAGCCCGTGCCGCCCTCGCCCCCCGCCGACGGCGAGCAGCTGCCGGACGACCCGGAGCACCCGCGCAACCAGCCCCGGCCCTTCCACCGGGCCGAGCAGGAGAAGCGGCTCAAGGCAGCCGAGCGGGCCTACCAGCAGCTGGGCAAGGTCAACCCGCTGGCGCTGGAGGAGTTCGCGGCGCTGGAGGAGCGGCACAAGTTCCTCAGCGAACAGCTGGAGGACCTGAAGAAGACCCGCGCCGATCTGCTCCAGGTGGTGAAGGAGGTCGACGAGCGCGTCGAGCAGGTCTTCACCGAGGCCTACCGGGACACGGCCCGCGAGTTCGAGGGCGTCTTCAGCAGGCTGTTCCCGGGCGGCGAGGGACGGCTGATCCTGACCGATCCCGACAACATGCTCACCACCGGCGTGGACGTCGAGGCCCGGCCGCCGGGCAAGAAGGTCAAGCGGCTGTCGCTGCTGTCCGGCGGCGAGCGCTCGCTGACGGCCGTCGCGCTGCTGGTGTCGATCTTCAAGGCCCGGCCGAGCCCGTTCTATGTCATGGACGAGGTCGAAGCGGCTCTGGACGACACCAACCTGCAGCGGCTGATCCGGATCATGCAGGAGCTGCAGGAGGCCTCGCAGCTGATCGTGATCACGCACCAGAAGCGCACGATGGAGGTCGCCGACGCGCTCTACGGCGTGTCGATGCAGGGCGACGGCGTCTCGAAGGTCATCTCCCAGCGCCTTCGCTAG
- a CDS encoding flavodoxin family protein: MTTPVVSIAFHSGFGHTAVLAEAVRAGAADAGAEVHLIKVDEITDEQWETLDRSDAIVFGSPTYMGTASGAFHVFAEGTSGRWYTRAWQDKLAAGFTNSASKSGDKLHTLQFFQTLAAQHGMHWVNLGLLPGWNSSTASENDLNRLGFFSGAAAQSNNDQGPDAVHKADLATAEHLGRRVTQAALVFARGRAAA; the protein is encoded by the coding sequence GTGACCACCCCTGTCGTTTCCATCGCCTTCCACTCCGGCTTCGGCCACACCGCCGTCCTCGCCGAGGCCGTCCGCGCCGGTGCCGCCGACGCCGGTGCCGAGGTGCACCTGATCAAGGTCGACGAGATCACCGACGAGCAGTGGGAGACGCTGGACCGCTCCGACGCGATCGTCTTCGGCTCGCCCACCTACATGGGCACCGCCTCCGGCGCCTTCCACGTCTTCGCCGAGGGCACCTCGGGCCGCTGGTACACCCGCGCCTGGCAGGACAAGCTGGCCGCCGGCTTCACCAACTCGGCCTCCAAGAGCGGCGACAAGCTGCACACCCTGCAGTTCTTCCAGACCCTCGCCGCCCAGCACGGCATGCACTGGGTCAACCTCGGCCTGCTGCCCGGCTGGAACAGCAGCACCGCCTCCGAGAACGACCTCAACCGCCTCGGCTTCTTCTCCGGCGCCGCCGCCCAGAGCAACAACGACCAGGGTCCCGACGCCGTCCACAAGGCGGACCTGGCCACCGCCGAGCACCTGGGCCGCCGGGTGACGCAGGCGGCGCTGGTGTTCGCGCGGGGGCGTGCCGCGGCCTGA
- the rnc gene encoding ribonuclease III, with translation MSTPKKNSADNQASSHTLLEGRLGYQVESALLVRALTHRSYAYENGGLPTNERLEFLGDSVLGLVVTDTLYRTHPDLPEGQLAKLRAAVVNSRALAEVGRGLDLGAFIRLGRGEEGTGGRDKASILADTLEAVIGAVYLDQGLDAASELVHRLFDPLIEKSSNLGAGLDWKTSLQELTAIEGLGVPEYLVTETGPDHEKTFTAAARVGGVSYGTGTGRSKKEAEQQAAESAWRSIRAAADERAKAAKAAEEAAADGEASSAPA, from the coding sequence GTGTCCACGCCGAAGAAGAACTCAGCGGACAACCAGGCCTCGTCCCACACGCTTCTGGAAGGGCGGCTCGGCTACCAGGTCGAGTCCGCCCTTCTGGTACGCGCGCTGACCCACCGTTCCTACGCGTACGAGAACGGCGGTCTGCCGACGAACGAGCGGCTGGAGTTCCTCGGGGACTCCGTGCTCGGCCTCGTCGTCACGGACACGCTGTACCGAACCCACCCCGACCTGCCCGAAGGCCAGCTGGCCAAACTGCGGGCCGCGGTGGTCAACTCGCGTGCGCTGGCGGAGGTCGGCCGAGGCCTTGACCTGGGCGCCTTCATCCGGCTCGGCCGTGGTGAAGAGGGCACAGGAGGCCGGGACAAGGCGTCCATTCTCGCCGACACCCTGGAAGCGGTGATCGGTGCGGTCTATCTCGACCAGGGCCTCGACGCGGCGTCCGAGCTGGTGCACCGGCTCTTCGACCCGCTGATCGAGAAGTCCTCCAACCTCGGTGCCGGCCTGGACTGGAAGACCAGTCTCCAGGAGCTGACCGCGATCGAGGGGCTCGGCGTGCCCGAGTACCTGGTCACGGAGACCGGCCCCGACCACGAGAAGACCTTCACTGCTGCCGCCCGCGTCGGAGGCGTCTCGTACGGCACCGGCACCGGCCGCAGCAAGAAGGAGGCGGAGCAGCAGGCCGCCGAGTCCGCCTGGCGGTCCATCCGGGCCGCGGCGGACGAGCGCGCCAAGGCGGCCAAGGCCGCAGAGGAAGCCGCCGCGGACGGCGAGGCGTCGTCCGCGCCCGCCTGA
- a CDS encoding YceD family protein — translation MAPNARLDHRNPLVFDTHELGRRPGALQRLTRTIDAPADLGIQGVIAVPEGAPVELELRLESVMEGVLVTGTARAQAEGECVRCLEPVGLELEADFQELFSYPDADDRGRVIAEPGDDAEDDEDRFFLEDGLFDLEPLLRDAVVLALPMQPVCQEDCPGLCSECGARLADDPDHHHDAVDIRWAALQGLAGSLEDGEKDEMSGADAEAGVDEKQEK, via the coding sequence ATGGCTCCCAACGCCCGCCTCGACCACCGCAACCCTCTCGTGTTCGACACACACGAGCTGGGGCGGCGTCCTGGCGCGCTGCAGCGCCTGACCCGCACGATCGACGCTCCCGCGGATCTCGGCATCCAGGGGGTCATCGCAGTGCCGGAAGGCGCGCCGGTGGAACTGGAACTCCGGCTCGAGTCGGTCATGGAAGGGGTGCTCGTCACAGGCACCGCCCGTGCACAGGCCGAGGGGGAGTGCGTAAGGTGTCTGGAGCCGGTCGGGCTGGAGCTCGAAGCGGACTTCCAGGAACTGTTCTCGTACCCTGACGCCGACGACCGGGGCCGCGTGATCGCGGAACCGGGCGACGACGCCGAGGACGACGAGGACAGGTTCTTCCTCGAGGACGGACTTTTCGACCTCGAACCTCTGCTGCGCGATGCGGTGGTGCTCGCACTGCCGATGCAGCCGGTGTGCCAGGAAGACTGCCCGGGCCTGTGCTCCGAGTGCGGAGCGCGGCTGGCGGACGACCCGGACCACCATCACGACGCCGTCGACATCCGTTGGGCGGCTTTGCAGGGACTCGCCGGTTCACTCGAAGACGGCGAGAAGGACGAGATGAGCGGCGCTGACGCGGAAGCGGGCGTCGACGAGAAGCAGGAGAAGTAG
- the rpmF gene encoding 50S ribosomal protein L32 → MAVPKRKMSRSNTRHRRSQWKAAVPTLVACERCHEPKQQHIACPSCGTYNKRQVLEV, encoded by the coding sequence GTGGCTGTTCCGAAGCGGAAGATGTCGCGCAGCAACACGCGCCACCGCCGGTCGCAGTGGAAGGCTGCGGTCCCCACCCTGGTTGCGTGCGAGCGCTGCCACGAGCCCAAGCAGCAGCACATCGCGTGCCCGTCTTGCGGCACCTACAACAAGCGCCAGGTCCTCGAGGTCTGA
- a CDS encoding CAP domain-containing protein codes for MGRHRRSAAGRAAKGRATEVTHPTGSAPGSEGPQNPYPQDPYAQRAYAQDQHAQGSYAQDSYTRGSYAQVPYSRDPYAQDSYVRDPYALELYRGAPNVPELYARDSYAMEPYNSYAMEPYRGDRAPRGIAPYLNPEAYADTNARAHAYLFAADDGPGPGGDGFAAGGDSPRRRRRKKAARPVRAGLLGVTAAVALGTTAVATGMVPGLAHYRLGGSTDTTGSEQVQAVDPPGDTATEQGGASGSADSPGGIPVAGAESSSPSASASASASASPTPTASKTASQQPTPTATASKPTSTPSRTAARKPSTAPVAVPAQAAAEAEVLKLVNEERAKVGCSALSANSSLTKLAEAFSADMAARGFFDHTDPDGKSPWDRADAAGIADLGGENIARGQADAAAVMQAWMNSPGHKANILNCNFKTLGVGVHFGSGGPWWTQDFGY; via the coding sequence ATGGGACGGCACCGACGCTCCGCCGCCGGCCGCGCCGCCAAGGGCCGCGCCACCGAGGTCACGCACCCGACCGGTTCCGCCCCCGGGAGCGAGGGCCCGCAGAACCCGTACCCGCAGGACCCGTATGCGCAGCGTGCATATGCGCAGGACCAGCATGCGCAGGGCTCATATGCGCAGGACTCGTATACGCGGGGTTCATACGCACAGGTCCCGTACTCGCGGGACCCGTACGCCCAGGACTCATACGTACGGGACCCGTACGCTCTGGAGTTGTACAGAGGGGCCCCGAACGTGCCGGAGTTGTACGCGCGGGACTCGTACGCGATGGAGCCGTACAACTCGTACGCGATGGAGCCGTACAGGGGGGACCGGGCGCCCCGGGGCATCGCCCCGTATCTGAACCCGGAGGCCTACGCCGACACGAACGCCAGGGCCCACGCCTATCTGTTCGCCGCCGACGACGGCCCGGGCCCCGGTGGGGACGGGTTCGCCGCGGGCGGTGACTCGCCCAGGCGCCGGCGGCGGAAGAAGGCCGCGCGGCCGGTGCGCGCGGGCCTGCTCGGGGTGACCGCCGCGGTCGCCCTCGGCACGACCGCGGTGGCCACGGGCATGGTGCCGGGCCTGGCGCACTACCGGCTCGGCGGCAGCACGGACACCACCGGCAGCGAGCAGGTGCAGGCGGTGGACCCGCCGGGCGACACGGCGACCGAGCAGGGCGGTGCGTCGGGCAGCGCCGACAGCCCCGGCGGCATCCCCGTGGCCGGCGCCGAGTCCTCGAGCCCCTCCGCGTCCGCCTCCGCCTCGGCCTCGGCCTCTCCGACGCCCACCGCGTCGAAGACGGCGTCCCAGCAGCCGACGCCGACGGCCACCGCGTCCAAGCCGACGAGCACCCCGTCGCGTACGGCGGCCAGGAAGCCGTCCACCGCTCCGGTGGCGGTGCCGGCGCAGGCCGCGGCCGAGGCGGAGGTGCTGAAGCTCGTCAACGAGGAGCGGGCGAAGGTCGGGTGCAGCGCGCTGTCCGCGAACTCCTCGCTGACCAAGCTGGCCGAGGCCTTCAGTGCCGACATGGCCGCGCGGGGCTTCTTCGACCACACGGACCCCGACGGCAAGTCGCCGTGGGACCGGGCGGACGCGGCCGGGATCGCCGACCTCGGCGGCGAGAACATAGCCCGGGGCCAGGCGGACGCGGCGGCCGTGATGCAGGCCTGGATGAACAGCCCCGGCCACAAGGCCAACATCCTGAACTGCAACTTCAAGACCCTCGGCGTCGGCGTCCACTTCGGCTCGGGCGGCCCTTGGTGGACTCAGGACTTCGGGTACTGA
- the mutM gene encoding bifunctional DNA-formamidopyrimidine glycosylase/DNA-(apurinic or apyrimidinic site) lyase translates to MPELPEVEVVRRGLARWVAHRTVAEVEVLHPRAVRRHIAGADDFAHRLKGRHIGTPSRRGKYLWLPLEETDQSVLAHLGMSGQLLVQPHEAPDEKHLRIRVRFADSLGTELRFVDQRTFGGLSLHDNTPGGLPDVIAHIARDPLDPLFDDEAFHQALRRKRTTIKRALLDQSLISGVGNIYADEALWRARIHYERPTANFTRPATTELLRHIRDVMNAALAVGGTSFDSLYVNVNGESGYFDRSLDAYGREGEPCKRCGTPIRRRPWMNRSSYFCPKCQRAPRVSS, encoded by the coding sequence ATGCCCGAGTTGCCCGAGGTCGAGGTCGTCCGGCGCGGCCTTGCGCGCTGGGTCGCCCATCGCACCGTCGCCGAGGTCGAGGTGCTGCATCCGCGCGCCGTACGCCGGCACATCGCGGGCGCCGACGACTTCGCGCACCGCCTCAAGGGCCGTCACATCGGCACCCCCAGCCGCCGCGGCAAGTACCTGTGGCTGCCGCTGGAGGAGACCGACCAGTCCGTCCTCGCCCATCTCGGCATGAGCGGCCAGCTGCTGGTGCAGCCGCACGAGGCGCCGGACGAGAAGCACCTGCGCATCCGCGTCCGGTTCGCCGACTCCCTCGGCACCGAACTCCGTTTCGTCGACCAACGCACCTTCGGCGGGCTGTCGTTGCACGACAACACCCCGGGCGGCCTGCCCGACGTCATCGCGCACATCGCCCGTGACCCCCTCGATCCGCTGTTCGACGACGAGGCCTTCCACCAGGCGCTGCGCCGCAAGCGCACCACCATCAAGCGGGCCCTGCTGGACCAGTCGCTGATCAGCGGGGTCGGCAACATCTACGCGGACGAGGCGCTGTGGCGCGCCCGCATCCACTACGAGCGCCCGACCGCGAACTTCACCCGCCCGGCCACCACCGAACTGCTTCGCCACATCCGGGACGTGATGAACGCGGCCCTCGCTGTCGGCGGCACCAGCTTCGACAGCCTGTACGTCAACGTCAACGGCGAGTCGGGCTACTTCGACCGGTCCCTGGACGCGTACGGCCGCGAGGGCGAGCCCTGCAAGCGGTGCGGTACGCCGATCCGCCGCCGCCCCTGGATGAACCGGTCCAGCTACTTCTGCCCGAAGTGTCAGAGGGCGCCGCGCGTCTCGTCGTAA
- a CDS encoding winged helix-turn-helix transcriptional regulator — MTATTHDLDDLAYDVFAKACPSRGTLEHVTGRWGGLTLGALYEGSLRFNELRRRVDGVSEKMLSQTLHALERDGLVHREAQPTNPPRVDYELTPLGRRVAERLLALIHCVEGSMDDVLAARARYDETRGAL; from the coding sequence ATGACCGCCACCACCCACGACCTCGACGACCTCGCCTACGACGTCTTCGCCAAGGCCTGCCCCTCACGCGGAACGCTGGAGCATGTCACGGGCCGCTGGGGCGGGCTGACGCTCGGCGCGCTGTACGAGGGATCGCTGCGCTTCAACGAACTGCGCCGCCGGGTCGACGGGGTGAGCGAGAAGATGCTGTCCCAGACGCTGCACGCGCTGGAGCGCGACGGCCTGGTGCACCGCGAGGCACAGCCGACGAACCCGCCGCGCGTGGACTACGAACTGACGCCCCTGGGCCGCCGGGTCGCCGAGCGCCTGCTCGCCCTCATCCACTGCGTGGAGGGCTCGATGGACGACGTGCTGGCGGCCCGTGCGCGTTACGACGAGACGCGCGGCGCCCTCTGA
- a CDS encoding acylphosphatase, with translation MSEDVRLVAWVRGHVQGVGFRWYTRAKALEIGGLSGFALNLADGRVQVVAEGPREGCEGLLGWLQGSDTPGRVEGVTEIWDTPRGGYDGFAIR, from the coding sequence ATGAGCGAGGATGTACGACTGGTCGCCTGGGTGCGTGGACACGTGCAAGGCGTGGGCTTTCGCTGGTACACGCGGGCCAAGGCACTGGAGATCGGCGGCCTGAGTGGTTTTGCTCTCAATTTGGCCGACGGTCGCGTCCAGGTGGTCGCGGAAGGGCCGCGCGAGGGCTGCGAAGGGCTGCTGGGCTGGCTCCAGGGCAGCGACACGCCCGGGCGCGTGGAGGGCGTCACCGAGATCTGGGACACACCCCGCGGCGGCTACGACGGCTTCGCCATCCGCTGA
- a CDS encoding GNAT family N-acetyltransferase: MPELHLLSADHAPALLAFERENRAYFAATVPDRGEDYFARFDELLHALLAEQDRGEGFFHLVTGTDGEVLGRVNLYEVADGGAYLGYRIAERAAGRGLATRSVREVCVRAAERYGLTVLTADTTLDNAASRAVLARTGFTVVGETRLSGRPGLSYRRSL; this comes from the coding sequence ATGCCGGAGCTGCATCTGCTCAGTGCGGACCACGCCCCCGCACTGCTCGCCTTCGAGCGGGAGAACCGGGCGTACTTCGCCGCGACCGTCCCGGACCGGGGCGAGGACTACTTCGCCCGGTTCGACGAGCTGCTGCACGCCCTGCTCGCCGAGCAGGACAGGGGCGAAGGCTTCTTCCATCTGGTGACCGGCACCGACGGTGAGGTGCTCGGCCGCGTCAACCTCTACGAAGTGGCGGACGGCGGTGCCTATCTCGGCTACCGGATCGCCGAGCGCGCCGCCGGCCGGGGGCTGGCCACGCGGTCCGTGCGGGAGGTGTGCGTCCGGGCCGCCGAGCGGTACGGGCTCACCGTCCTGACGGCTGACACCACCCTCGACAACGCGGCCTCGCGGGCCGTGCTGGCCCGCACCGGCTTCACCGTCGTCGGCGAGACGCGGCTCAGCGGCCGCCCCGGACTGTCGTACCGCCGCAGTCTCTGA